The genomic window AAATTCTAGGATTTgtaaaagagggaaaaaaaaatgcaTAGCATGCTTTCTTGTGGTCATTGTAAGTATTCATTAAATGCATAATTTCTTCCAAGTTCACATTCCCTTGTTTGATAGCTTTCTTGGTTGTTGTGACAGTTCTGGGGGGAGATGCCTTTCTGCAGAATATACAGACACGGTAGGAAAGATAGCTAAAAAGCATGGTTTGAAGCTTCATATTGATGGAGCTCGCATCTTCAATGCTTCTGTAGTAAGTATCAATAAAATGTCATTGCTGGTTTATTTACCTTTTATGTAATTCACatatttatgtattgaaatttgaTACGTCATTTTTTGATATAATGAATAGTTATTGTTAAATGCTTAAAGAAACTGTCTTGTCTTTGAGCTTATGTTGATTGGACAGCTTTCAATAAATGCTGTATAAATTTCATTGGGTAGAACTTCCCAAAGAAAAAGGTCCTTGCTTAGAAAATAGTACGTTTTTTATTTGTTATACAAATGGACCAACTGATGATAATGGTAATATGATTTTAACTTGACTAGATaatgtcttataggtctctatattGCTTCTATCTTaaccatatgtatgtatgtgtgcgcgCGCACGCGCGTGTGGTCAACATCACTTTGATTTAGCCCTCACCCCGCACCAAACACATACACACAAAAAATAACTTCAATTGTGTCTATCTGTACATATTATTTGACATCACTGTATTTGAGAAACAAGAATATGAATTTATTTATAGCATGATTTTTCATATTTGGGTTTATTTGCTCATGCAGTTTGTGTATCTGAATGTATCCAATCAATATGTCAGGCACTGAAGGTTCCTGTTCATAGGCTTCTACAAGCTGCGGACTCAGCTTTGGTATGATTTAACTTGTTCACATCCTTTTATCCTTCATTAATGTTTGTTCAATTGTCCATTCTGAGGGTTTCTTTTTATTGTTAACTCAAGCATGAACTCTCTTTTCTTGTCCATTGCTTGTTATGCATTTGGCCATGAAATATGCAATGGTTCTGTCtcttaagaaagaaaaataaataaaaaataaagaatgattgttttttatttttttatccaatGATTATTCAGCTCTGCTTATCAAAAGGGTTGGGTGCTCCGGTTGGATCTGTCATTGTAGGCTCAAAAGACTTTATTGCTAAGGTAGTGGTCTACATATGAAGTTGCTAGTATATTTATCCACATGACTTGTAGTTATGATATTTAACTTCTCTCAGGCTAAAAGGCTTAGGAAAACCTTAGGTGGCGGCATGAGACAGGTTGGAGTGCTTTGCGCAGCAGCTTATGTTGCTCTGCAAGAAAACATCGGGAAGCTTGAGGATGATCACAGAAAGGCCAAAATTTTTGCAGGTTCTATATATTTCTCTCATTAACCTACAACCAAATTTACATCACGTCTAGTCATTTATTGGATGGAAGGCATTCCTACCTTTTGACTTCTGATGATATATTCAAAGCAATTCTTTTGGCTCGAATTAGTAGCTTATCTTCACAAGAATCAAGTTAGTATGGAATTCTATATTGTTAAATTGTTCAGAAGCATTTATACTCTTCTCAATATTGGTTTTTTCAGATGGGCTGAAACAAATCAAAGAACTAAGTATTGATGCAACCTCAGTGGAGACTAATATGGTTGGTATAACCTACCAGTCATAACATatgctttttgaagtctatgctcATCAGTGTTTTACTGTGGAAGACCTATGTAATAATCATGGGTATTTAACTCTTCCATTTCTTCTTTATTGTGGACAGATTTTCTTTAGCATTGCAGATAGTTCACTCATATCACCTAAAAGGCTCTGCCAAGTCTTGGAAGTACATGGCATACTTGCAATGCCAGCAAGCTCAACCAGGTTTGACCCAGGCAGCTGCCACTAGGCTATTCTGGTTATTCCTTACTTGTCCTTCATAGCATTGGAAGTTCTGCATTTTCATTTTAGCAAAGCAAGTTTTGCATATTCGTTCCGGTCAAAATAGCATTaggatttcattttttttttttttgggtggattTTCATCTATATTAGAATGGAAGTTGTCTGTATTATATTCATTGAATTTTGCCTCATATCACACAATGTGACCTTTTCATAAAAGAGAAAAGTCGTTATCGAGCTCAACGAATTCTTTCCTGCTAGGTAAGATTATGGAAAGCTCGACCAACCATAGTATTATAAAACGAGCTTAATTTTGTAAACTTTGTTTCAGATATATAGATTATGCATGAAATTTatcttatcttttcttcttttgcatGATGAGTTAAATTCTTATTCTGTaataaatctatatctggattcAAGAATTCATGTTTTTGCACGCATATGCATGCGAATGATTGCAATTGAAACTTTATTTTATCTTAAAGAATCTGATCTAAACTTGGATTTGTCCATTCTAGTGCATGACTTGCAGCAACAGTTATCTCTTAGAGGCTCATCACATTCATGCTTGCATTTCACACCTAACAAAAAGAATTTTATCTTGTGTAACATGGTTCTTGCTCATCTTTCTAATGTTAAAATAAGTTTCAAacggtttttgttttttttagttGAAATAGTTTTTCCTACTATTTCAAAAACAGAGTGAAAAAATAAACAATGAGACAGGATTTTCTATTTGTGAGGTCAAATTCATGGCatttatagaataaaaaaaataaaaaactttgaTGGATtagaaaatccttcaaaaataATTGTCACAGCAGTAATCTAGTTTTAGTTCTCTGTTTTGTTATTTTCATAGGACTGGGCACATTTGAGATTTTTTTCCCTAGACCTGACATTTACTTTAGTAATTGATCTTTATGATGCATGGCCTAATCCTTGAAGTTTTTTGTGTGAAGAACTCTGAGCATAAAATGTGAGTTAGAGGTGCAATGTTGTAGGTTTATTTTCCATGTCATTTTGTATCTGTGTTTGATTTTCTACCTTGGGGATAAGAGTTTTGAAAATGATCAGCTACCTAGGAACTAGTAGCTATTGCTTTAGTCTATTACTTCATAGAGAGCAGCCATAATACCCAGAGATCTATTTATTTAGAGCTCTTACGCAAATTATAGTGAGTCTCGTTGCATATTCATTCCCACAACTGTATGTCTAATGAATACAAAATAGCTGGTGTATATTTGATTGGTTGATGAAACCCAGATTAGGAGATTACCTCCTAACATTGAAGTACATTGGTTGTGAGAAATTTGATTAGCATCGCCTTTGCTTTGGCTTCATGTTGCTTTAATGATATTATAGTAATCATTAAATGTAGCAATCTCTCTTTAGATGACAGTCTACTTGCCTAAGTCTCCAGACTTGTGTCAAACtgacaaatattttgattaataaGGATAAAAATAGTTCATTACATTTGAACTGGAGGTATTGTGATGGTGTTGTTTTTCACATATTTCAGTGTCAGGCTTGTCCTCCATTACCAAATTTCAGAGAATGATGTATACTATGCATTAACATGTATTAAGGTAAACCGACAactgatttcttcttcttttacaCTTCAATCTGATGGTTTCTTATATGATGTTGATCTGAAACTTTCCCCCAGCATGCTGTTCAACAGATACTGACTGATGGTACGGCAGAATGAGGCAGGCACTAGCAATTTAATAATTTTCTTCTTTCTGTTCACCAGTGCCTTTGATGAAAGGTGCAAAAATTTGTAATGATCCCTTCCTCAAACATTTGATATGCTTATTATTCAACATAACCATCTGACCCAGAATAAGTTATACATGGCTTGATGGTTGTGGTTATGTTTAAAAGCTACATGTTCATCTTATTTATAGACCTGCTTATGTTATTATAT from Elaeis guineensis isolate ETL-2024a chromosome 4, EG11, whole genome shotgun sequence includes these protein-coding regions:
- the LOC105033632 gene encoding LOW QUALITY PROTEIN: low-specificity L-threonine aldolase 1 (The sequence of the model RefSeq protein was modified relative to this genomic sequence to represent the inferred CDS: inserted 1 base in 1 codon), which produces MVKRTVDLRSDTVTKPTEAMRAAMASADVDDDVLGSDPTAHHLESEMAKLTGKEAALFVPSGTMGNLISVLVHCDVRGSEVILGDTSHIHVLENGGISTIGGVHPKAVKNNPDGTMDIDKIEAAXRSPDGALFFPTTRLICLENTHANSGGRCLSAEYTDTVGKIAKKHGLKLHIDGARIFNASVALKVPVHRLLQAADSALLCLSKGLGAPVGSVIVGSKDFIAKAKRLRKTLGGGMRQVGVLCAAAYVALQENIGKLEDDHRKAKIFADGLKQIKELSIDATSVETNMIFFSIADSSLISPKRLCQVLEVHGILAMPASSTSVRLVLHYQISENDVYYALTCIKHAVQQILTDGTAE